The genomic region TGTTTGGAGTAGGAACTGGACACTTACTTCAAGAGTGGAATGACTTACCTGTCGATGTTATTGGTTTAGATTGGCGAACTTCGATTGAAGAAGCAAGAAAAATGGGAATTACGAAAACATTACAAGGGAACCTGGATCCGGCTATATTATTAGCAGATTGGCCAACGATTGAAACACGGATGAAAGACATTTTAGATCAAGGTATGAACAATCCTGGCTATGTTTTTAATTTAGGTCACGGGATCTTCCCAGATATTAAACCAGAAACATTGAAAAAACTGACAAACTTTATTCACACATATACTCAGAAATAAACAAGTGAGGTGTTGGCGATGGGGAAAAAGAAGATGGGATTACTTGTTATGGCTTACGGAACGCCGTACAAAGAGTCTGATTTAGAGCGTTATTATACACATATCCGTCATGGTCGTAAACCTACCCCTGAAATGTTAGAAGATTTGCGGAGTCGGTATAATGCGATTGGTGGTATTTCACCATTAGCGAAAATTACAAAAGAACAGGCACAAGCATTAGAGGACGAATTAAATGAAAGTCAAGATGAGATAGAGTTTAAAGCATATTTAGGTTTAAAACATATTGATCCATATATTGAAGATGCAGTTGAGCAAATGGCCCAAGACGGAATTGAAGAAGCAGTAAGCCTGGTTTTAGCCCCTCACTACTCGACTTTTAGTGTTAAATCATATAACGGTCGTGCAAAGGAAGAAGCTGCAAAACACGGTAGACCGAACATTTATGCAGTGAATAGTTGGTATGATGAGCCTGGATTTATTGATTATTGGGTTAACGCCATTCAAAAGGTATATAACAATATGCCAAATGAGGAAAAGAATGAATCGGTTCTTGTAGTATCCGCTCACAGTCTGCCTGAAAAAATTATTCAACATGGTGACCCTTATCCAGAACAGTTGCAAACAACAGCAGATCTCATTGCGAAACAAGCTGGTTTATCTGAATACGCAGTCGGCTGGCAAAGTGAAGGAAACACACCTGACCCATGGCTTGGACCAGATGTTCAAGATTTAACAAAAGATTTATATGAAGAAAAAGGTTATAAAGCTTTTGTATATGCCCCAGTAGGATTTGTGTCAGATCATTTAGAAGTTCTCTATGATAACGATTATGAGTGTAAAGTAGTTTGTGATGAGATTGGGGCAAGTTATTATCGTCCAGAAATGCCAAACACACACCCAGATTTTATCCGAACGTTAGCAAACGTCGTGTTAAAAGAAGCGAAAAGCGGGGCTTAGCATGAATGAACAACGTAAGCGAATTGTCATTATAGGTGGCGGCATTACAGGATTGTCCGCTGCTTATTACCTACAAAAAGAGATAAAAGAAAAGAACTTACCCTATGATGTCATGCTTATTGAGGCGAACGAACATTTAGGGGGCAAGATCGATACAGTACATAAGGATGGGTATGTTATCGAGCGGGGACCTGACTCCTTTCTGGAACGCAAGCAAAGTGCAGCGCAACTTGTAAAAGATGTTGGGTTAGAAGATGACTTAGTACGAAATGCGACTGGACAGGCATACATTTTGCTAAAAGAGAAACTCCATCCAATTCCACAAGGTTCATTTATGGGAATTCCAACGTCTGTAAAACCCTTTCTTTTTTCAAATTTATTTTCGTGGAAGGGGAAACTTCGGGCTGGCGGTGATTTCTTTTTACCGAAAAGTCAACCGCAAGATGACCAGTCATTAGG from Salirhabdus salicampi harbors:
- the hemH gene encoding ferrochelatase, whose protein sequence is MGKKKMGLLVMAYGTPYKESDLERYYTHIRHGRKPTPEMLEDLRSRYNAIGGISPLAKITKEQAQALEDELNESQDEIEFKAYLGLKHIDPYIEDAVEQMAQDGIEEAVSLVLAPHYSTFSVKSYNGRAKEEAAKHGRPNIYAVNSWYDEPGFIDYWVNAIQKVYNNMPNEEKNESVLVVSAHSLPEKIIQHGDPYPEQLQTTADLIAKQAGLSEYAVGWQSEGNTPDPWLGPDVQDLTKDLYEEKGYKAFVYAPVGFVSDHLEVLYDNDYECKVVCDEIGASYYRPEMPNTHPDFIRTLANVVLKEAKSGA